In Vicia villosa cultivar HV-30 ecotype Madison, WI unplaced genomic scaffold, Vvil1.0 ctg.004337F_1_1, whole genome shotgun sequence, the following are encoded in one genomic region:
- the LOC131641973 gene encoding secreted RxLR effector protein 161-like: MEEPAHTHLKALKRILRYIQGTVSLGMFYLKAEDYKLTGYSDSDWCGDIDDRKSTSEYVFFMGNTAFTWLSRKQPIVTLSTCEAEYVAASWCVCHAIWLRRLLCELEQQQENATIVQVDNKSAIELAKNPVNHERSKHIDVRFHFIREHVKNGSVELKHVASKDQATDIFTKPLSKELFDRGKMMLGLMDRRGI; this comes from the coding sequence ATGGAAGAACCAGCTCACACACACTTGAAAGCTTTGAAGAGAATTCTTCGTTACATCCAAGGAACTGTGTCACTTGGAATGTTCTACTTAAAAGCAGAAGATTACAAGCTAACAGGTTACTCCGACagcgattggtgtggagacataGACGATCGAAAGAGTACATCAGaatatgtattttttatgggaaatacTGCCTTCACCTGGCTCTCAAGGAAGCAACCAATTGTGACACTGTCGACATGCGAAGCAGAATACGTGGCTGCGTCCTGGTGTGTATGCCATGCTATATGGCTTAGAAGACTGTTGTGCGAATTAGAGCAGCAGCAGGAAAATGCAACGATAGTGCAAGTCGACAACAAATCGGCAATTGAATTGGCGAAGAATCCAGTGAATCATGAAAGAAGTAAACACATCGATGTACGTTTCCATTTCATTCGAGAACATGTGAAAAATGGAAGCGTCGAACTGAAGCATGTGGCAAGCAAGGATCAAGCTacagatatttttacaaaaccattGTCGAAAGAGCTATTCGACAGAGGCAAGATGATGCTGGGATTAATGGATCGAAGGGGCATTTAA